A portion of the Pseudarthrobacter defluvii genome contains these proteins:
- a CDS encoding Na+/H+ antiporter subunit A has protein sequence MITVLAVHFSVAVLAPFLFRVWGRNAFYALAAVPAVSFGWLMFQHGPIYSGPGTITETFEWIPSLHLELAFRMDALAWVMSLLVLGVGSLVLVYCARYFKRRDQDLGAFGAQLLAFAGAMFGLVTADDLLLLFIFWELTTILSYLLIGFARTRLAARRSALQALMVTTAGGLAMLVGLIMLGYTAGTYRISGILEQAAALATGPSAALVSAAVVLILVGAITKSALVPFHFWLPGAMAAPTPVSAYLHAAAMVKAGIYLVARLAPGFSETAYWQPVVLGLGLATMLVGGYRALRQTDIKLILAYGTVSQLGFLTMVVGLGTPDAALAGLAMLLAHGLFKATLFLVVGIIDHQSGTRDVRKLSGVFRSSRALGIVAAVGAASMAGIPLLGGFVAKESVLEAFVHHAKEPHSGPWGLVVLVGLVLGSILTFAYSARFMWGAFAVKPGIDPTPFKAITPSFLAAPAILSLLTIVYGLWPVPVDAWIQPYAALFASTAPDAGTPAEQAGHLALWHGLTPALGLTALTFVLGAAMYFGRNAVARAQSLVPAWVDGDRAYQLTIGALDDVAVWITGRTQRGSLYFYLAVILSVAFVLPLVAILLGGSAMPQNIYLVDPNSPLQLVAGAGIVIGALAAVKANKRFLAVLMVSVTGYGIALVFALQGAPDLALTQMLVETIILVAFVLAMRSLPPELRDRTGGRYRVVRVIIGVGFGVTMVFAAIFAMGARTAIPISLQFPQLAYEGGGGLNVVNVTLVDIRAWDTFGEISVLALAATGVASLIFVRGRGDRLQASASVAEGTVGRYRGVDPGSRDGAALAISRKFAASARDAWIVAGRTLAPERRSIIFEVITRLIFHSMIIFSLYLLLAGHNLPGGGFAGGLTAGLALTIRYLAGGRFELREAAPISAGGLLGTGLALAAISGVMPLLLSGQVFQSAIIQVWLPVFGDIKFVTSTIFDIGVYIVVVGLVLDVLRSLGAEIDEHMEERSAGGGHEPDHDRHGQEPDRTQVQGQQEPVQQEQEPDGIPAETTAKGHA, from the coding sequence GTGATCACAGTCCTTGCCGTGCACTTTTCGGTGGCTGTCCTCGCGCCCTTCCTTTTCCGGGTTTGGGGCCGCAACGCCTTTTACGCGCTGGCGGCAGTTCCCGCGGTTTCCTTCGGCTGGCTGATGTTCCAGCACGGCCCCATCTATTCCGGTCCGGGAACCATCACCGAGACCTTCGAATGGATCCCCAGCCTCCACTTGGAACTGGCCTTCCGCATGGACGCGCTGGCCTGGGTAATGTCCCTCCTGGTGCTCGGCGTCGGCTCCCTGGTGCTGGTCTACTGCGCGCGGTACTTCAAACGGAGGGACCAGGACCTGGGTGCGTTCGGCGCCCAACTGCTGGCCTTTGCCGGCGCCATGTTCGGCCTGGTCACAGCGGATGACCTCCTGCTGCTGTTCATTTTCTGGGAACTGACCACCATCCTGTCCTACCTGCTGATCGGCTTCGCCAGGACCAGGCTTGCCGCCCGCCGCTCCGCCCTCCAGGCCCTGATGGTCACCACCGCCGGAGGCCTGGCCATGCTGGTGGGCCTCATCATGCTTGGCTACACCGCCGGGACCTACCGCATTTCCGGCATCCTGGAGCAAGCTGCTGCGCTCGCAACCGGCCCGTCGGCCGCCCTGGTGAGCGCCGCCGTCGTCCTCATCCTGGTGGGTGCCATCACCAAGTCCGCGCTGGTCCCGTTCCACTTCTGGCTGCCCGGCGCCATGGCCGCGCCCACTCCCGTCAGCGCCTACCTGCATGCCGCCGCCATGGTTAAGGCCGGCATCTATCTGGTGGCGCGGCTCGCGCCAGGCTTTTCGGAGACTGCCTATTGGCAGCCCGTTGTCCTGGGGCTGGGCCTGGCCACCATGCTGGTGGGCGGCTACCGGGCGCTGCGGCAAACCGACATCAAGCTGATCCTTGCCTACGGCACCGTCAGCCAGCTGGGCTTCCTCACCATGGTGGTGGGTCTGGGAACGCCCGACGCCGCGCTGGCGGGCCTGGCCATGCTGCTTGCCCACGGCCTGTTCAAGGCCACGCTCTTCCTGGTGGTGGGCATCATCGACCACCAGTCCGGAACCCGGGACGTGCGCAAGCTGTCCGGCGTCTTCCGCTCCTCACGCGCTTTGGGCATCGTGGCTGCAGTCGGTGCCGCGTCCATGGCGGGCATTCCGCTGCTGGGCGGCTTCGTGGCCAAGGAATCGGTGCTGGAAGCTTTCGTGCACCACGCCAAGGAGCCGCACTCCGGACCGTGGGGCCTGGTGGTCCTGGTGGGGCTGGTGCTGGGTTCCATCCTCACCTTTGCCTACAGCGCCCGCTTCATGTGGGGTGCCTTTGCCGTCAAGCCAGGCATCGACCCCACCCCGTTCAAGGCGATCACGCCCTCCTTCCTTGCCGCTCCCGCCATCCTCAGCCTCCTCACCATCGTTTATGGGCTTTGGCCGGTTCCGGTGGACGCATGGATCCAGCCGTACGCCGCGCTTTTCGCGTCCACAGCGCCCGACGCCGGCACTCCGGCCGAGCAGGCAGGGCACCTTGCGCTGTGGCATGGCCTCACTCCGGCGCTTGGGCTGACAGCCCTCACCTTCGTGCTGGGCGCCGCCATGTACTTTGGCCGCAACGCGGTGGCCCGGGCCCAGTCGCTGGTCCCGGCGTGGGTGGACGGCGACCGCGCCTACCAGCTGACCATCGGGGCCCTGGACGATGTTGCAGTGTGGATCACCGGGCGCACCCAGCGCGGTTCCCTGTACTTCTACCTTGCCGTGATCCTCAGCGTGGCCTTCGTCCTGCCGCTCGTGGCCATCCTGCTGGGCGGCAGCGCCATGCCGCAGAACATCTACCTGGTGGATCCCAACTCCCCGTTGCAGCTCGTGGCGGGCGCGGGGATCGTGATCGGCGCGCTTGCGGCCGTCAAGGCGAACAAACGCTTCCTTGCAGTCCTGATGGTGTCAGTGACCGGGTATGGCATCGCCCTGGTGTTTGCCCTGCAGGGCGCTCCGGACCTGGCCCTGACCCAGATGCTGGTGGAGACCATCATCCTGGTGGCCTTCGTCCTGGCCATGCGCAGCCTGCCGCCCGAACTGCGCGACCGTACCGGCGGCAGGTACCGGGTGGTGCGCGTCATCATCGGCGTGGGATTCGGCGTGACCATGGTGTTCGCCGCCATCTTCGCCATGGGTGCCCGCACCGCCATTCCCATTTCGCTCCAGTTCCCGCAGCTTGCCTACGAGGGCGGCGGCGGGCTGAACGTGGTCAACGTCACCCTGGTGGACATCCGCGCCTGGGACACGTTCGGGGAAATCAGCGTGCTGGCGCTCGCCGCCACCGGCGTGGCCAGCCTGATCTTCGTGCGGGGACGCGGCGACCGCCTGCAGGCATCGGCGTCCGTTGCCGAAGGCACGGTGGGACGCTACCGCGGCGTGGACCCCGGATCCCGTGACGGGGCCGCACTGGCCATCAGCCGGAAGTTCGCAGCCTCCGCCCGCGACGCCTGGATCGTGGCAGGGCGGACGCTGGCCCCGGAACGCCGCTCCATCATCTTCGAGGTGATCACCCGCCTGATCTTCCACTCCATGATCATCTTCTCGCTCTACCTGCTGCTGGCGGGCCACAACCTGCCAGGCGGCGGCTTTGCCGGCGGCCTCACCGCAGGCCTGGCCCTGACCATCCGCTACCTGGCCGGCGGGCGCTTCGAACTCCGGGAAGCGGCACCGATCAGTGCCGGCGGCCTGCTGGGGACAGGCCTGGCCCTGGCGGCCATCTCCGGGGTGATGCCCCTGCTGCTGAGCGGCCAGGTGTTCCAGTCCGCCATCATCCAGGTGTGGCTGCCCGTGTTCGGTGACATCAAGTTCGTCACCTCAACCATCTTCGATATCGGCGTGTACATCGTGGTGGTGGGCCTGGTGCTGGACGTGCTCCGCAGCCTCGGGGCTGAAATCGATGAACACATGGAGGAACGGTCTGCCGGAGGCGGGCACGAACCGGACCACGACCGGCACGGGCAGGAACCTGACCGCACGCAGGTCCAGGGCCAGCAGGAACCGGTCCAGCAGGAACAGGAACCGGACGGGATTCCTGCCGAGACCACCGCAAAGGGCCACGCATGA
- a CDS encoding MFS transporter produces the protein MNSASAPGAMQPASELEAETPSSSKGRILAWASWDWGSAAFNAVMTTFVFTVYLTSKAFGGEDSASAVLGAALAVGGFAIALLAPVTGQRSDAGGRRKLWLGVNSAAVAVLTALCFFVFPRPEFLLLGACLIALGNVFFEFAGVNYNAMLAQVSTPQNIGKVSGFGWGAGYLGGIVALLIVLQLFVQPAFDWFGASTRDSLNIRLVAVFSALWFFVFALPVLFAVPELPRTTQATRLGFLASYGLLFRRIKAIYATSPHTIYFLLASAVFRDGLAAVFTFGGIIAAGTFGFALSQVIFFAIFGNVVAAIGAMLGGFLDDKAGPKAVITGSLVGLLIAGTAILVLGNGTYSLFGMQWAGSTTFWVFGLFLCLFVGPAQSSSRAYLARLAPHGESGELFGLYATTGRAVSFLAPALFTLCITLATPLVPAGQAQRWGILGIMLVLLAGLLVLLPVKSPAKAPVAVVPAN, from the coding sequence ATGAACAGCGCCAGCGCGCCGGGGGCAATGCAGCCGGCCTCGGAACTCGAAGCCGAAACCCCCTCGTCCAGCAAGGGCCGCATCTTGGCCTGGGCCTCCTGGGACTGGGGTTCGGCGGCCTTCAACGCAGTGATGACCACCTTCGTCTTCACCGTCTACCTGACGTCCAAGGCCTTCGGCGGCGAGGACAGCGCGTCCGCCGTGCTGGGCGCGGCCCTGGCCGTGGGCGGATTCGCCATCGCGCTGCTGGCACCCGTGACGGGCCAGCGCTCCGACGCGGGCGGCAGGCGAAAGCTGTGGCTGGGAGTGAACTCAGCCGCCGTCGCCGTCCTCACGGCCCTGTGCTTCTTCGTGTTCCCGCGCCCGGAGTTCCTGCTCCTCGGCGCATGCCTGATCGCGCTGGGCAACGTGTTCTTCGAATTCGCCGGCGTCAACTACAACGCCATGCTGGCCCAGGTTTCCACGCCGCAGAACATCGGAAAGGTCAGCGGCTTCGGCTGGGGCGCAGGCTACCTGGGCGGCATCGTGGCCCTCCTGATCGTCCTGCAACTGTTCGTCCAGCCCGCCTTTGACTGGTTCGGTGCGTCCACCCGGGACAGCCTCAACATCCGGCTCGTGGCCGTCTTCTCCGCCCTGTGGTTCTTCGTCTTCGCCCTTCCTGTCCTGTTCGCCGTCCCAGAGCTTCCGCGGACCACCCAAGCCACGCGCCTGGGTTTCCTTGCCAGCTACGGCCTGTTGTTCCGGCGGATCAAGGCCATCTACGCCACCAGCCCGCACACCATCTATTTCCTGCTGGCCAGCGCCGTATTCCGTGACGGGCTCGCCGCCGTCTTCACCTTCGGCGGGATCATCGCTGCCGGCACCTTTGGCTTTGCCCTGTCCCAGGTGATCTTCTTCGCCATCTTCGGGAACGTGGTGGCGGCCATCGGCGCGATGCTCGGCGGGTTCCTGGACGACAAGGCGGGTCCCAAGGCGGTCATCACCGGCTCGTTGGTGGGACTCCTCATTGCCGGCACCGCCATCCTGGTCCTTGGCAACGGAACATATTCCCTTTTTGGAATGCAGTGGGCCGGCAGCACCACGTTCTGGGTGTTCGGGCTGTTCCTTTGCCTGTTCGTGGGACCGGCCCAGTCCTCGTCCCGGGCGTACCTGGCTCGGCTCGCGCCACACGGGGAATCCGGCGAGCTCTTCGGCCTGTATGCCACCACCGGCCGGGCCGTCAGCTTCCTGGCGCCCGCCCTGTTCACACTCTGCATCACCCTGGCAACCCCGCTGGTGCCTGCCGGCCAGGCACAGCGGTGGGGCATCCTGGGCATCATGTTGGTCCTCCTGGCCGGACTCCTGGTGCTGCTCCCGGTGAAGTCACCAGCAAAGGCGCCCGTCGCCGTCGTACCCGCCAACTAA
- a CDS encoding cation:proton antiporter regulatory subunit: MNVDETNLPGLGLRKDFMTASGRRIGVVERREGQTELIVSTWDDPDTCQASIPLTSDEAATLGNLLGGTHLAMKLAEEHKDVPGIVTRQFSIAADSPFQNQPMGKASIRTRSGVSIVAIMREGEVLPSPGPDVVLHPGDLLVAVGTQEGLDSAAYILRHG; this comes from the coding sequence ATGAACGTGGACGAAACGAACCTTCCGGGCCTGGGCCTCCGGAAGGACTTCATGACCGCCTCCGGACGCCGCATCGGCGTAGTGGAGCGGCGGGAAGGCCAGACGGAACTCATCGTTTCCACCTGGGACGATCCCGATACCTGCCAGGCGTCGATTCCGCTTACCAGCGACGAAGCAGCCACCCTTGGCAACCTCCTGGGCGGCACGCACCTGGCCATGAAGCTCGCGGAGGAGCACAAGGACGTCCCGGGGATTGTCACCCGGCAGTTCTCCATCGCCGCCGACTCGCCGTTCCAGAACCAGCCCATGGGCAAGGCGTCCATCCGCACCCGGAGCGGCGTCTCCATCGTTGCCATCATGCGCGAGGGTGAGGTGCTGCCATCGCCCGGGCCCGACGTCGTCCTCCACCCCGGTGACCTGCTGGTGGCAGTGGGCACCCAGGAAGGCCTCGACTCGGCGGCCTATATCCTGCGCCACGGCTAG
- a CDS encoding cation:proton antiporter: MDPLAQTLVELGAVVFCLGLLARLAGRIGMSPIPFYLLGGLAFGAGGIIKLEGMHEFAHLSGEIGVILLLLMLGLEYTAAELFTGLRRSWQAGILDLVLNFLPGAGLALLLGWGGVGAMVMGGVTYISSSGIAAKVITDLGRLGNRETPVVLSILVFEDLAMAVYLPILTATLAGVSFLGGLTTVGIALAVVSVVLMVALRHGHHVSKAVHSENSEVFLLNVLGAALLVAGVASAMQVSAAVGAFMLGIAISGATAHNATRILEPLRDLFAAIFFVAFGLNTDPTSIPPVLGWALVLAVATAGTKMITGIWAARQAGIARPGRFRAGAALVARGEFSIVIAGLAVASGAVPHDLAALATAYVLLMAVLGPLAARYVEPLAKPFIRPAQVAPQL; this comes from the coding sequence ATGGACCCGTTGGCCCAGACCCTCGTTGAACTGGGGGCCGTTGTGTTCTGCCTCGGCCTCCTGGCCAGGCTGGCCGGACGGATCGGCATGTCGCCCATCCCGTTCTACCTGCTGGGCGGACTGGCCTTCGGCGCCGGCGGCATCATCAAGCTCGAGGGCATGCACGAGTTCGCCCATCTCTCCGGCGAGATCGGCGTCATCCTGCTCCTGCTTATGCTCGGGCTGGAATATACGGCTGCTGAACTTTTCACCGGGCTGCGCCGTTCGTGGCAGGCCGGCATCCTGGACCTAGTCCTGAACTTCCTGCCCGGGGCCGGGCTCGCCCTGCTCCTGGGCTGGGGCGGCGTGGGTGCCATGGTCATGGGCGGGGTCACCTACATCTCTTCCTCGGGCATCGCCGCAAAGGTCATCACGGACCTGGGCCGGCTCGGAAACCGCGAAACACCCGTGGTGCTCTCCATCCTGGTGTTCGAGGACCTGGCCATGGCGGTCTACCTGCCCATCCTCACGGCCACGCTGGCCGGGGTCAGTTTCCTGGGCGGGCTGACCACGGTGGGGATTGCCCTGGCGGTGGTCAGCGTGGTCCTGATGGTGGCGCTGCGGCACGGGCACCACGTGTCCAAGGCCGTCCACAGCGAGAACTCCGAAGTCTTCCTGCTCAACGTCCTGGGCGCCGCCCTGCTGGTGGCGGGCGTAGCGTCCGCCATGCAGGTCTCCGCGGCAGTGGGTGCCTTCATGCTGGGCATCGCCATCTCAGGCGCCACCGCGCACAACGCCACCCGGATCCTTGAGCCGCTGCGGGACCTGTTTGCCGCGATCTTCTTTGTGGCATTCGGGCTCAACACGGACCCCACCTCCATTCCGCCGGTCCTGGGCTGGGCCCTGGTCCTGGCGGTGGCCACGGCGGGCACCAAGATGATCACCGGGATCTGGGCCGCCAGGCAGGCCGGGATCGCCCGGCCCGGCCGTTTCCGGGCGGGCGCCGCCCTGGTGGCCCGCGGCGAATTCTCCATTGTGATTGCCGGCCTGGCTGTTGCCTCGGGGGCGGTTCCGCATGACCTCGCGGCGCTGGCCACCGCCTACGTACTGCTGATGGCGGTGTTGGGCCCGCTGGCCGCGCGGTACGTGGAACCGCTGGCCAAGCCGTTCATCCGGCCGGCCCAAGTGGCCCCGCAGCTTTAG
- the dcd gene encoding dCTP deaminase, whose amino-acid sequence MLISDRDIRAEIDSERIVLEPYDPAMVQPSSVDVRIDKFFRLFDNHKYAHIDPAQEQPELTRLVEVEQDEAFILHPGEFVLGSTYETVTLPDDIAARLEGKSSLGRLGLLTHSTAGFIDPGFSGHVTLELSNMATLPIKLWPGMKIGQLCFFRLSSAAEYPYGQGEYGNRYQGQRGPTASRSHLNFHRTSI is encoded by the coding sequence GTGCTGATCTCTGACCGCGACATTCGTGCCGAAATTGATTCCGAGCGGATCGTGCTTGAACCGTACGATCCGGCGATGGTCCAGCCGTCGTCCGTGGATGTCCGGATCGACAAGTTCTTCCGGTTGTTCGACAACCACAAGTACGCGCACATCGATCCGGCACAGGAGCAGCCCGAGCTGACGCGGCTGGTGGAAGTGGAGCAGGACGAGGCCTTTATCCTGCATCCGGGGGAGTTCGTCCTGGGTTCCACCTATGAGACCGTGACGCTGCCCGATGACATCGCGGCCCGCTTGGAAGGCAAATCATCGCTGGGCCGGCTGGGCCTGCTGACGCACTCCACTGCAGGTTTCATCGACCCCGGCTTTTCCGGCCACGTCACCCTTGAGCTGTCCAACATGGCAACGCTGCCCATCAAGCTGTGGCCGGGCATGAAGATTGGCCAGCTCTGCTTCTTCCGGCTGAGTTCGGCCGCGGAGTACCCGTACGGCCAGGGGGAGTACGGAAACCGGTACCAGGGCCAGCGCGGCCCCACCGCCAGCCGCAGCCACCTGAACTTCCACCGCACCAGCATCTAG
- a CDS encoding CAP domain-containing protein, producing the protein MAPSFIGVLCALALVSSSAAAPPEPLPFGQASGTASITLQTPLVRSGGTSAQADPAGKLTPAVDPDIRIASPLTGPTPAPQPAPSTGTPGPDVARSSEAGVAPATETLSAPEATAASTQPTPQTASIPPLWAPDQELASPSTTQLPAPESATLSTEALVPDSNASAVLTVFNKINEYRVANGLNKVKYHPTVAGMSQEWSDSIASREVIEHRASFWTDPRALNPNNGAGEVIAIRTDRDAAQLVEWWKGSPGHNAMLLDPRFNVMGAGISYTNSTYQIWGVVNFFGYTTLPAGTLDSPGGAGSGGAFPPPPPSLCDAPVKHMPPTLNLAAAAITGPADLVSVDSAGQLLNRASTGPRTYAAAKVIGSGFGGAKEVFVTDWDRDGAYDVLTQWTGGNLTLHRGIASGGFQAPITLGTGGWNTLTLAVGGWCANNRMPQILALDGAGNLFMYANKGTGDIADRVTIATGVYASRLSMVDYDADGFQDVLALKTDGTVQLYRGWGTTAVRAEARPTVATGWTDVTGIRALRNVTGLNSTGIALRRANDTVQYWDLTSGSLASPSNIAGPWAGQRLAQ; encoded by the coding sequence GTGGCACCGTCTTTTATTGGCGTGCTCTGTGCGTTGGCGTTGGTCTCTTCGTCCGCTGCCGCACCACCCGAACCGCTGCCGTTCGGCCAGGCGTCGGGCACGGCGAGCATCACGTTGCAGACCCCGCTGGTCCGCAGCGGCGGAACGTCAGCTCAGGCGGACCCGGCAGGCAAACTCACCCCTGCCGTGGACCCGGACATTCGCATCGCTTCCCCCCTGACCGGGCCAACCCCAGCACCGCAGCCTGCTCCCTCGACCGGCACGCCCGGCCCCGACGTCGCCCGTTCGTCCGAGGCAGGGGTTGCGCCTGCCACGGAAACGCTGTCGGCTCCGGAGGCCACTGCCGCTTCCACGCAGCCCACACCCCAAACGGCGTCCATCCCACCGCTGTGGGCACCAGACCAGGAACTGGCATCACCGTCCACAACACAGCTGCCGGCTCCCGAATCCGCTACCCTTTCCACCGAGGCACTGGTACCGGACAGCAACGCGTCCGCCGTCCTTACCGTCTTTAACAAGATCAACGAGTACCGGGTGGCCAACGGCCTGAACAAGGTCAAGTACCACCCCACGGTGGCCGGGATGTCGCAGGAATGGTCGGACAGCATTGCCTCGCGTGAAGTGATCGAGCACCGGGCGAGTTTCTGGACCGATCCGCGCGCCCTGAACCCCAACAACGGCGCCGGCGAAGTCATTGCCATCCGCACCGACCGCGACGCCGCCCAGCTCGTGGAGTGGTGGAAGGGATCGCCGGGCCACAACGCCATGCTTCTCGACCCGCGCTTCAACGTAATGGGCGCCGGGATCTCCTACACGAACTCCACCTACCAGATCTGGGGTGTAGTGAACTTCTTCGGATACACCACACTGCCGGCAGGTACGCTCGATTCCCCGGGCGGCGCCGGGTCGGGCGGGGCTTTCCCGCCGCCGCCGCCAAGTCTGTGCGATGCACCCGTCAAGCACATGCCGCCCACCCTCAACCTCGCCGCCGCGGCAATCACCGGCCCGGCCGACCTCGTTTCCGTCGACTCCGCCGGCCAGCTGCTGAACCGGGCGTCCACCGGGCCCCGCACCTACGCCGCAGCCAAGGTCATCGGATCCGGCTTTGGCGGAGCCAAGGAAGTCTTTGTCACCGACTGGGACCGGGACGGCGCCTATGACGTCCTGACGCAGTGGACCGGCGGCAACCTGACCCTGCACAGGGGCATCGCCAGTGGCGGGTTCCAGGCGCCCATCACCCTCGGAACAGGCGGCTGGAACACCCTGACCCTGGCGGTCGGTGGGTGGTGCGCCAACAACCGGATGCCCCAGATCCTGGCGCTGGATGGCGCCGGCAACCTGTTCATGTATGCCAACAAGGGCACGGGGGATATCGCGGACCGGGTCACCATTGCCACGGGCGTCTACGCCTCCCGGCTCTCCATGGTGGACTACGACGCTGACGGCTTCCAGGACGTCCTGGCGTTGAAGACCGACGGCACCGTGCAGCTCTACCGCGGGTGGGGCACCACCGCCGTTCGCGCTGAGGCCCGGCCCACCGTCGCGACGGGGTGGACAGATGTTACGGGAATCCGGGCGCTGCGCAATGTCACCGGACTGAATTCCACTGGCATAGCGCTTCGGCGGGCCAACGACACCGTGCAGTACTGGGACCTGACCTCGGGAAGCCTCGCGTCGCCGTCGAACATCGCCGGCCCCTGGGCCGGGCAACGGCTGGCGCAATAG